The Chengkuizengella sediminis genome contains the following window.
ATATGAAGGGATGCATCATTACTCCTCCAATATATGAGGAATCAAATTTTGGTGTTTTATTTATAAATCATGATGAAGATCACTCTTTTTGCAGTCATAGTATTATAGCAGTTATTACATACATGTTAGAAACGGGAATGGTAAAATTAAACGAAGAAAAACAAGTGATTATAGATACTCCTTCTGGAAAAGTAATTACATACCCGGTTTGTAAAGGTTCGCAAGTTACAGAAGTTTCTTTTGATCATTTACCAGCTTACGTTTACAAACATAACATTGCAATTCATTCAATTGGAAAAGGACTTACAGCAGATCTGGTGTTTAGTGATTTCTTTTACGTGATGATAAATGCAGAAGAGTTAGGTATACAAGTTGTCATTGATCAACTCCCTGAGCTTAATAAATGGAGTCAAATCATAAAAAAAGAGATTGAAGAACTTGATCTGATAAAAGAAAAGAATCAAAGTATAAAAGGAATAGTTTTCTCAGAAACACCTAATCATTCAGAATCAAATTTACGCTTTGTTACAATATTTGAAAATGGACAAATTGATCGTTCTCCCTATGGAGCTGGAGTTGGCGCGCAATTGGCACAGCTTCATCATAAAGGAGAACTAGAAACAGATGAACGTATTATTTTGGAAAGTATTATAGGTGTTAGAACCCATTGCAAAATATCTATCAACCGTAAAACGATGACGAAATCTATCGTTCCTCATATTAGCGGAAGAGCATTTATTACTGGTATGCATCAATTTGTTGTAGATCCATCAGATCCTTTATTTGAAGGGTTTTTATTAAAGTAGATTTTGTTCAATTTAATACAAAATTTTATAAGTTTACTATATTAAATCATGTAGTAGGCTTTTTATTATGAATTAAATGATTGACTTTTGATTCTTATTGCGGTTATAGTGATTTTGGGAGATGTTCATTACTAACATTAGGGGGAAGATTTGTGGTTAGTAAAAAAACAAAAAAAGCGAGGATGAACCTACTATCATTTTTGAATAAAAACATAACCAAAGCACGGATCATAAAAACATTTATTGTTATTATAGGAGCATTTTTTAATGCAATTGCTTTTAATTTTTTTTTAATACCTGCTGATGTTTATTCTAGTGGTTTTGCAGGACTAGCTCAGCTTACATCCAGTGTTTTTGAAGATTTTACTCCAATTAATATCTCTACAGGTATCGTTCTATTTTTATTAAATATTCCAATCGCAATTCTTGGATGGAGATATTTAGGGAAATCATTTACTTTGTATAGTTTTTTCAGTGTTATATTATTAGCCTTGTTCATGGAATTAATTCCTGTTAAAGCTGTAGCTGAGAATGATATTTTATTAAATGCAGTTTTCGGGGGTGTCATGTCTGCAATAGGTGTTGGATTAACACTAAAGTGGGGTGCTTCTACTGGAGGGATGGATGTCATTGTTATGATCCTGTCTAGAATGAAGGATCGACCTGCAGGGACATATTATTTAATATTAAATGGTGTTATTATAACAGCTGCAGGAGCTTTGTATGGATGGCAAAACGCACTTTATACATTAGTTGCTTTATATGCTGCAACACGTGTAATTGATGCAATACATACACGCCATATTAAATTAACAGCAATGATTATTACATCAAAACCTGACCAATTAGAAGTAGCGATTCGAGAAAAACTATCAAGAGGAATTACGAAACTTCCAGCAAAAGGTTCATATTCTCAAGAGGATAAAGAAATGTTATTAATTGTGATTACTCGTTATGAATTATTTGACTTAAAGAAAGTCTTGAGTGAAACAGATTCAAATGCTTTTACTAATATCGTACAAACGACAGGGATTTTTGGATTTTTCCGAAAGGAATCCAGATTGAGTTAAAAGAAAATTAGTATCTAGATACAAAAAAATGTATAATAGATAT
Protein-coding sequences here:
- a CDS encoding proline racemase family protein gives rise to the protein MEMVKHFTTTDLHAAGEPLRVITAGIPYIMGSTMKEKQVYFNEHFDYVKKILLSEPRGHLNMKGCIITPPIYEESNFGVLFINHDEDHSFCSHSIIAVITYMLETGMVKLNEEKQVIIDTPSGKVITYPVCKGSQVTEVSFDHLPAYVYKHNIAIHSIGKGLTADLVFSDFFYVMINAEELGIQVVIDQLPELNKWSQIIKKEIEELDLIKEKNQSIKGIVFSETPNHSESNLRFVTIFENGQIDRSPYGAGVGAQLAQLHHKGELETDERIILESIIGVRTHCKISINRKTMTKSIVPHISGRAFITGMHQFVVDPSDPLFEGFLLK
- a CDS encoding YitT family protein, with translation MNLLSFLNKNITKARIIKTFIVIIGAFFNAIAFNFFLIPADVYSSGFAGLAQLTSSVFEDFTPINISTGIVLFLLNIPIAILGWRYLGKSFTLYSFFSVILLALFMELIPVKAVAENDILLNAVFGGVMSAIGVGLTLKWGASTGGMDVIVMILSRMKDRPAGTYYLILNGVIITAAGALYGWQNALYTLVALYAATRVIDAIHTRHIKLTAMIITSKPDQLEVAIREKLSRGITKLPAKGSYSQEDKEMLLIVITRYELFDLKKVLSETDSNAFTNIVQTTGIFGFFRKESRLS